A single genomic interval of Agromyces cerinus harbors:
- a CDS encoding DEAD/DEAH box helicase, whose product MPKNKKPQGGRPAKNFDPSYAKGGSKGGPARAGSSKPGSRSEGHRGYRPEADEPRKERWSRDERVATGRAPHRSERDGRDERAPRSYDRNDRPARSYDRDDRAPRSNDRNDRAPRSFDRNDRSDRAPRSFDRNDRAPRSFDRSDRPARSFDRDDRAPRTNDRNDRAPRSFDRNDRSDRAPRSFDRNDRAPRSFDRNDRPARSFDRDDRAPRSNDRNDRAPRSFDRNDRPARSYDRDDRAPRSFDRSDRPARSFDRDDRAPRTNDRNDRAPRSFDRNDRNDRPARSFDRNDRPARSFDRPDRPARSYDRDDRAPRRDVDRPGFKESGRRDSSFYPAKEQGNRFAPNDDVVLERLEAQAIQATDADGVSFADLGLGGNVVSALKQLGAESPFPIQAATIPVVLEGRDVLGRGKTGSGKTIAFGAPTVERLMKLWAESGKAGGKRQMGRKPRALILAPTRELALQIDRTVQPIAQSVGLFTTQIYGGVPQQRQVGALQRGVDIVIGTPGRIEDLIEQRRLDLSEVVITVLDEADHMCDLGFLEPVQRIIRHTANGGQKLLFSATLDKGVAALVDEFLVDPAVHEVAGEDQASSTIEHRVFVIGNHEKRDIVAELANREGKTLVFSRTRAFAEDLTEHLEDYGIRAVALHGDLNQSRRTRNLQQLTSGRVNVLVATDVAARGIHVDDIDLVIQADAPDEYKTYLHRSGRTGRAGKTGQVVTLIPRNRQRRMVELLDRAEIDVDFVDMRLGDDFAGELERGAAAAEADAMVETLDAVEIIEIEEIVEIVEIVETESAPADEERAG is encoded by the coding sequence ATGCCCAAGAACAAGAAGCCCCAAGGCGGCAGGCCCGCCAAGAACTTCGATCCCTCGTACGCGAAGGGCGGCTCGAAGGGCGGCCCGGCACGCGCCGGATCGTCCAAGCCCGGTTCGCGCAGCGAAGGCCACCGCGGCTACCGCCCCGAGGCCGACGAGCCTCGCAAGGAGCGTTGGTCGCGCGACGAGCGCGTCGCCACCGGCCGCGCACCGCACCGCTCCGAGCGTGACGGCCGCGACGAGCGGGCTCCCCGCTCGTACGACCGCAACGACCGCCCGGCGCGTTCGTACGACCGTGACGACCGCGCACCGCGTTCGAACGATCGCAACGACCGCGCACCGCGTTCGTTCGACCGCAACGACCGCAGCGACCGCGCTCCCCGTTCGTTCGACCGCAACGATCGCGCACCGCGTTCGTTCGATCGCAGCGATCGCCCGGCTCGTTCGTTCGACCGTGACGACCGTGCACCCCGTACCAACGATCGCAACGACCGCGCACCGCGTTCCTTCGACCGCAACGATCGCAGCGACCGCGCTCCCCGTTCGTTCGATCGCAACGACCGCGCACCGCGTTCCTTCGATCGCAACGATCGCCCGGCTCGCTCGTTCGACCGTGACGACCGCGCACCGCGTTCGAACGATCGCAACGACCGCGCACCGCGTTCCTTCGACCGCAACGATCGCCCGGCTCGTTCGTACGACCGCGACGACCGTGCCCCGCGTTCGTTCGATCGCAGCGATCGCCCGGCTCGCTCGTTCGACCGTGACGACCGTGCACCCCGTACCAACGATCGAAACGACCGCGCTCCCCGTTCCTTCGATCGGAACGACCGCAACGATCGTCCCGCCCGTTCGTTCGATCGCAACGACCGTCCGGCGCGTTCGTTCGACCGCCCCGACCGTCCGGCCCGTTCCTACGACCGCGACGACCGCGCCCCCCGCCGCGACGTCGACCGCCCCGGCTTCAAGGAGTCGGGTCGCCGCGACTCGAGCTTCTACCCGGCCAAGGAGCAGGGCAACCGCTTCGCCCCGAACGACGACGTCGTGCTCGAGCGCCTCGAGGCCCAGGCCATCCAGGCGACCGACGCCGACGGCGTGAGCTTCGCCGACCTCGGTCTCGGCGGCAACGTCGTGAGCGCGCTCAAGCAGCTCGGCGCCGAGTCGCCGTTCCCGATCCAGGCCGCGACCATCCCGGTCGTGCTCGAGGGTCGCGACGTGCTCGGCCGCGGCAAGACCGGCTCGGGCAAGACCATCGCCTTCGGCGCCCCGACCGTCGAGCGCCTCATGAAGCTCTGGGCCGAGTCCGGCAAGGCCGGCGGCAAGCGCCAGATGGGCCGCAAGCCCCGCGCGCTCATCCTCGCCCCGACCCGCGAGCTCGCCCTGCAGATCGACCGCACGGTGCAGCCCATCGCGCAGAGCGTCGGCCTCTTCACCACGCAGATCTACGGCGGCGTGCCGCAGCAGCGTCAGGTCGGCGCGCTCCAGCGCGGCGTCGACATCGTGATCGGCACCCCCGGCCGCATCGAGGACCTCATCGAGCAGCGTCGACTCGACCTCTCCGAGGTCGTCATCACGGTGCTCGACGAGGCCGACCACATGTGCGACCTCGGCTTCCTCGAGCCGGTGCAGCGCATCATCCGTCACACCGCGAACGGCGGCCAGAAGCTCCTCTTCTCGGCCACCCTCGACAAGGGCGTCGCGGCGCTCGTCGACGAGTTCCTCGTCGACCCGGCCGTGCACGAGGTCGCCGGTGAAGACCAGGCCTCCTCGACGATCGAGCACCGCGTGTTCGTCATCGGCAACCACGAGAAGCGCGACATCGTCGCCGAGCTCGCGAACCGCGAGGGCAAGACGCTCGTCTTCTCCCGCACCCGCGCGTTCGCCGAAGACCTGACCGAGCACCTCGAGGACTACGGCATCCGTGCCGTCGCCCTGCACGGCGACCTGAACCAGTCGCGCCGCACGCGCAACCTCCAGCAGCTCACGAGCGGCCGGGTCAACGTGCTGGTGGCGACGGATGTCGCGGCACGCGGCATCCACGTCGACGACATCGACCTCGTCATCCAGGCCGACGCGCCCGACGAGTACAAGACGTACCTGCACCGTTCCGGCCGCACGGGCCGCGCTGGCAAGACCGGTCAGGTCGTCACGCTCATCCCGCGCAACCGCCAGCGTCGCATGGTCGAGCTGCTCGACCGGGCCGAGATCGACGTCGACTTCGTCGACATGCGCCTCGGCGACGACTTCGCAGGTGAACTCGAGCGCGGCGCTGCCGCGGCCGAGGCCGACGCCATGGTCGAGACGCTCGACGCGGTCGAGATCATCGAGATCGAGGAGATCGTCGAGATCGTCGAGATCGTCGAGACCGAGTCGGCCCCGGCCGATGAGGAACGCGCCGGCTGA
- a CDS encoding sensor histidine kinase, producing MPTIPAAPARLARITADERQFRAWMLVSTSLLAVILFSVSVPLSATIYDVNLLAAFGTSLALAGALPLAVRWPWPAASVSAAGLLVFALLSLGSDVAPWPWPVTSIVSQGALLIVLGLMWEWRLGLIAWGMGVVVTFPFAFVDSGAAASMITGAAVTALACAIAVLLAQRRVIGVELFRERAHSALEQQRRVLVEERNRIARELHDVVAHGLSIIHVQATSAPYRVEGLSDAAKTEFSEIAASARSAMTEMRQLLGVLRSADTAAETAPQPGLAQLPELAASVERAGVPVSLTVDADLPDGGLAATAAYRIVQEALSNVVRHAPGAPTFVSVEVLADDLVVCIDNETATDDPAPDAKGGGHGLVGIGERAALLGGRAEFGERPGGGYRVLATLPLGSDGGAV from the coding sequence GTGCCGACGATCCCTGCGGCGCCCGCGCGCCTCGCCCGCATCACGGCCGACGAACGGCAGTTCCGCGCGTGGATGCTGGTGTCGACATCGCTCCTCGCAGTCATCCTCTTCTCGGTGTCGGTGCCCCTCTCGGCCACCATCTACGACGTCAACCTGCTCGCCGCATTCGGCACGAGCCTCGCGCTCGCCGGCGCGCTGCCCCTCGCGGTGCGCTGGCCGTGGCCCGCCGCGAGCGTCTCCGCGGCCGGCCTGCTCGTGTTCGCACTGCTCTCCCTGGGCTCCGACGTGGCGCCGTGGCCGTGGCCGGTCACCTCGATCGTGAGCCAGGGCGCGCTGCTCATCGTGCTCGGCCTCATGTGGGAGTGGCGCCTCGGACTCATCGCCTGGGGCATGGGGGTCGTGGTGACCTTCCCGTTCGCGTTCGTGGACTCCGGGGCTGCAGCCAGCATGATCACGGGCGCCGCCGTCACGGCACTCGCCTGCGCGATCGCGGTGCTGCTCGCCCAACGCCGCGTGATCGGCGTCGAGCTCTTCCGCGAACGTGCGCATTCCGCCTTGGAGCAGCAGCGCCGCGTGCTCGTCGAGGAGCGCAACCGCATCGCGCGCGAACTGCACGACGTCGTCGCGCACGGACTGTCGATCATCCACGTGCAGGCGACGAGCGCGCCGTACCGGGTCGAGGGGCTGAGCGACGCCGCCAAGACGGAGTTCTCCGAGATCGCGGCCTCCGCCCGCTCGGCGATGACCGAGATGCGGCAACTGCTCGGGGTGCTGCGCAGCGCCGACACCGCGGCCGAGACCGCGCCGCAGCCCGGGCTCGCCCAGCTGCCCGAGCTCGCGGCATCCGTCGAGCGCGCCGGCGTGCCGGTGTCGCTCACCGTCGACGCCGACCTGCCCGACGGTGGACTCGCCGCGACGGCGGCCTATCGCATCGTGCAGGAGGCGCTCAGCAACGTCGTGCGGCACGCCCCCGGCGCACCGACCTTCGTCTCGGTCGAGGTGCTCGCCGACGACCTCGTCGTCTGCATCGACAACGAGACGGCGACGGATGACCCGGCGCCCGACGCCAAGGGCGGCGGACACGGTCTCGTCGGCATCGGCGAGCGCGCGGCGCTGCTCGGCGGGCGCGCCGAGTTCGGCGAACGGCCGGGCGGCGGCTACCGTGTTCTCGCGACCCTTCCGCTCGGGTCGGACGGAGGCGCGGTGTGA
- a CDS encoding ABC transporter ATP-binding protein yields MITAQIEVSGLAKRIGDVEAVRDATFVAAPGRVTGFLGPNGAGKSTTLRMLLGLARPDSGTALIGGLPYAELADPTGTVGAVLDLASAHPAMTARGHLRSYCALGGHDAGRAEQVAELTGMSEYLDRRVGGFSTGMRQRLSLATALLGDPGVLVLDEPSNGLDPAGIVWLRTFLRGFAANGGTVLISSHVLTELQHGIDDLVLIDRGRTTWTGPLSEFTERGTSLEAAFLELTSSGASSLSSGTEGIRA; encoded by the coding sequence ATGATCACCGCACAGATCGAGGTCTCCGGCCTCGCGAAGCGCATCGGCGACGTCGAGGCCGTACGGGACGCGACGTTCGTCGCGGCGCCCGGCCGCGTCACCGGCTTCCTCGGCCCGAACGGCGCCGGCAAGTCGACCACACTCCGCATGCTGCTCGGCCTCGCGCGCCCCGACTCGGGCACCGCGCTCATCGGCGGCCTGCCGTACGCCGAGCTCGCCGACCCCACCGGCACCGTCGGGGCCGTGCTCGACCTCGCCAGCGCGCATCCGGCGATGACCGCTCGGGGGCACCTGCGCAGCTACTGCGCCCTGGGCGGGCACGACGCCGGGCGTGCCGAGCAGGTCGCCGAACTCACCGGCATGAGCGAGTACCTCGACCGCCGCGTCGGCGGCTTCTCGACGGGCATGCGGCAGCGGCTCTCGCTCGCGACGGCACTGCTCGGCGACCCCGGTGTGCTCGTGCTCGACGAGCCGTCGAACGGGCTCGACCCCGCCGGCATCGTCTGGCTGCGCACCTTCCTCCGCGGGTTCGCGGCGAACGGGGGCACGGTGCTGATCTCGAGCCACGTGCTCACCGAACTGCAGCACGGCATCGACGATCTCGTGCTCATCGACCGCGGTCGCACCACGTGGACCGGGCCGCTCTCGGAATTCACGGAACGTGGAACGAGCCTCGAAGCCGCGTTCCTCGAACTCACCTCGAGTGGCGCCTCGTCGCTTTCCTCGGGCACCGAAGGGATCCGCGCATGA
- a CDS encoding alpha/beta hydrolase codes for MTSTRRTGGSGTRARRVVWAAAATAAAIASVSALSGFHVPLREIDPKGAEAASEVVTSELIGIRTFTAPDRITVEADVEYGVREDGTLLTLDVCTPAGAELAVETLPAVVSIHGGSWARGDKANADWRNTCLWLASEGFVAASVNYRLVPDVRFPAAIDDVALAVEWLRDPEQAERFGIDPARIGAFGGSAGGNLAALLGTAGEGSLDTGSRVAAVAELSGPVGLGAAELTADGASDWLRRIVGEYLDCEPGASDEQCPQAEEASAASFADPSDPPFFIGHAEAEVVPLGQAERFAAALASAGVPAELAIVSGADHSIGILDAQMRTRVAAFLHAHLD; via the coding sequence GTGACCTCGACCCGACGCACAGGCGGCTCCGGCACTCGCGCCCGGCGAGTGGTGTGGGCTGCCGCGGCGACTGCAGCCGCCATCGCGAGCGTGAGCGCGCTCTCGGGCTTCCACGTGCCGCTGCGCGAGATCGACCCGAAGGGCGCCGAAGCGGCGAGCGAGGTCGTGACCTCCGAGCTCATCGGCATCCGCACCTTCACGGCGCCCGACCGCATCACGGTCGAAGCCGACGTCGAGTACGGCGTGCGCGAAGACGGCACGCTGCTCACGCTCGACGTGTGCACGCCGGCGGGCGCGGAGCTCGCCGTCGAGACGCTGCCCGCGGTCGTGTCGATCCACGGCGGCAGCTGGGCACGGGGCGACAAGGCGAACGCGGATTGGCGCAACACCTGTCTCTGGCTCGCGAGCGAGGGATTCGTCGCGGCATCCGTCAACTACCGGCTCGTGCCCGACGTGCGGTTCCCCGCCGCGATCGACGACGTCGCACTCGCGGTCGAGTGGCTCCGCGACCCCGAGCAGGCCGAGCGCTTCGGCATCGACCCCGCTCGCATCGGTGCGTTCGGAGGATCGGCCGGCGGCAATCTCGCCGCCCTGCTCGGCACCGCCGGCGAGGGTTCGCTCGACACCGGTTCCCGGGTCGCGGCGGTCGCCGAGCTCTCGGGTCCGGTCGGACTCGGGGCTGCCGAGCTCACTGCCGACGGGGCATCCGACTGGTTGCGGCGCATCGTCGGCGAGTACCTCGACTGCGAGCCGGGCGCGAGCGACGAGCAGTGCCCACAGGCGGAGGAAGCCTCGGCCGCGAGCTTCGCGGATCCGAGCGATCCGCCCTTCTTCATCGGGCACGCCGAGGCCGAGGTCGTGCCGCTCGGCCAGGCAGAGCGCTTCGCCGCCGCCCTCGCGTCCGCGGGCGTGCCCGCCGAGCTCGCGATCGTGTCGGGGGCCGATCACTCGATCGGCATCCTCGATGCGCAGATGCGCACCCGCGTCGCCGCATTCCTGCACGCGCACCTCGACTGA
- a CDS encoding ABC transporter permease, translating to MNRLLRGEAAKLFATRLPLWSLLTAALCGGGLTGLLALIGPENATPPLPGLDTAEGVGIVVGMSGLLLFVPALIGTIAVTGEYRHRTIGTTFLTVPRRGRVLAAKLVVFGALGVAYGLVSSLFAGLAVVAGAAVQGVELGVSLASLAALLARLAFAAAVYMVLGVAIGALARNQLLAIGVVLGYFYFLEHVLMIVPGVNVIHPFLPGGATAALTDFTFLGDAIAEQLPMAAASTTSPLVGGLVLLGYAAVAAWLAVAIPLRRDLR from the coding sequence ATGAACCGCCTGCTCCGCGGCGAGGCCGCCAAGCTGTTCGCCACCAGGCTTCCGCTCTGGTCGCTCCTGACCGCCGCACTCTGCGGAGGCGGCCTGACCGGGCTCCTCGCCCTCATCGGCCCCGAGAACGCGACGCCGCCGCTTCCCGGGCTCGACACCGCCGAGGGGGTCGGCATCGTCGTCGGCATGAGTGGGCTCCTGCTCTTCGTGCCTGCGCTCATCGGCACGATCGCGGTCACCGGTGAATACCGGCATCGCACGATCGGCACGACCTTCCTGACGGTGCCCCGTCGCGGCCGGGTGCTCGCCGCGAAGCTCGTCGTCTTCGGTGCCCTCGGCGTCGCCTACGGCCTGGTCTCCTCCCTCTTCGCCGGCCTCGCCGTCGTGGCGGGTGCCGCGGTGCAGGGAGTCGAACTCGGGGTGTCGCTCGCGTCGCTCGCCGCGCTGCTCGCACGACTCGCGTTCGCGGCAGCCGTGTACATGGTGCTCGGCGTCGCGATCGGCGCGCTCGCTCGCAACCAGCTGCTCGCGATCGGCGTCGTGCTCGGGTACTTCTACTTCCTCGAGCACGTGCTCATGATCGTTCCCGGGGTCAACGTCATCCACCCGTTCCTCCCCGGCGGCGCGACCGCCGCGCTGACCGACTTCACCTTCCTGGGCGACGCGATCGCCGAGCAGCTGCCGATGGCCGCTGCGTCGACGACCTCGCCGCTCGTGGGCGGGCTCGTGCTGCTCGGTTACGCGGCCGTGGCTGCCTGGCTCGCCGTCGCGATCCCGTTGCGCCGCGATCTGCGCTGA
- a CDS encoding GNAT family N-acetyltransferase yields the protein MPQHPAPVIVTVSIEPPRQAEVERLLDASTAFAQSLYPPESNFLLDIATLERPEVAFYVARDGERAVGIAALVAEADAARGELKRMFVDPAARGRGVAAALLERIEADAAACGLVEIVLETGDLHDAAQALYTRHGYREIPQFGQYVGEAHSVCFAKPLVAAGKAFPPARNVR from the coding sequence ATGCCGCAGCACCCCGCCCCCGTGATCGTGACCGTCAGCATCGAACCGCCACGCCAGGCCGAGGTCGAGCGGCTGCTCGACGCCAGCACCGCCTTCGCGCAGAGCCTGTATCCGCCCGAGAGCAACTTCCTGCTCGACATCGCGACCCTCGAGCGACCCGAGGTCGCCTTCTACGTGGCCCGCGACGGCGAGCGCGCGGTCGGCATCGCCGCACTCGTCGCCGAAGCGGATGCCGCGCGCGGCGAGTTGAAGCGCATGTTCGTCGATCCCGCGGCGCGCGGGCGCGGCGTCGCGGCGGCCCTGCTCGAACGCATCGAGGCGGATGCCGCGGCATGCGGGCTCGTCGAGATCGTGCTCGAGACCGGCGACCTCCACGATGCGGCGCAGGCGCTCTACACGCGTCACGGCTACCGGGAGATCCCGCAGTTCGGCCAGTACGTCGGCGAGGCCCACTCGGTGTGCTTCGCGAAGCCGCTGGTCGCCGCGGGGAAAGCGTTTCCACCGGCGCGAAACGTGAGGTAG
- a CDS encoding YihY/virulence factor BrkB family protein has product MHEYRINQVHDIAAALTFYVLLTIFPALLAVLALLGIFGSAEAVVADALRVLEELGGASVVEVLREPLDQLLNASHAGLAFATGVIATLWAASGFVGAFGRGMNRIYRVEEGRPFWEMRPAMLAVSAVLVVLGAIAAAGLVVTGPVAEAAARVLGLDEGVAFWWDLGKVPVLAAIGVLVMALLYWAAPNVRRRHLRWFSVGAIAALLAWVVTTCLFALYAFGVGSYERVYGVLGGVVAFLLWVWLSNLAMLFGAVLDTEVERARQLRAGIPAEEQVRLPLRDDRVIATNRAQRLRDVHASAGMRPDAIVDGVTPPAGLRPHG; this is encoded by the coding sequence GTGCACGAGTACCGCATCAACCAGGTGCACGACATCGCGGCGGCCCTGACGTTCTACGTGCTGCTCACGATCTTCCCCGCGCTGCTCGCCGTGCTCGCACTGCTCGGCATCTTCGGCAGCGCAGAAGCCGTCGTGGCCGATGCACTGCGCGTGCTGGAGGAGCTCGGCGGAGCATCCGTCGTCGAGGTCCTCCGCGAGCCGCTCGATCAACTGCTGAACGCGTCGCATGCCGGGCTCGCCTTCGCGACCGGCGTGATCGCCACCCTCTGGGCCGCATCGGGCTTCGTCGGCGCGTTCGGCCGTGGCATGAACCGCATCTACCGGGTCGAGGAGGGCCGACCGTTCTGGGAGATGCGACCCGCGATGCTCGCGGTCTCCGCGGTGCTGGTCGTGCTCGGCGCGATCGCCGCGGCGGGTCTCGTGGTGACCGGTCCCGTCGCCGAGGCGGCGGCCCGCGTGCTCGGCCTCGACGAGGGGGTCGCCTTCTGGTGGGATCTCGGCAAGGTGCCGGTGCTCGCCGCGATCGGCGTCCTCGTGATGGCACTGCTGTACTGGGCTGCACCGAACGTGCGGCGACGGCACCTGCGCTGGTTCAGCGTCGGCGCGATCGCCGCCCTGCTCGCCTGGGTCGTGACGACGTGCCTGTTCGCGCTGTACGCCTTCGGCGTCGGCAGCTACGAGCGCGTCTACGGCGTCCTCGGCGGAGTCGTCGCCTTCCTGCTGTGGGTCTGGCTCTCGAACCTCGCGATGCTCTTCGGGGCGGTGCTCGACACCGAGGTCGAACGGGCTCGCCAGCTGCGTGCCGGGATACCGGCGGAGGAGCAGGTCCGCCTGCCGCTCCGCGACGACCGGGTGATCGCCACGAATCGCGCCCAACGCCTGCGCGATGTTCACGCCTCGGCGGGCATGCGCCCCGATGCGATCGTCGACGGCGTCACCCCGCCGGCCGGGCTCCGCCCGCACGGCTGA
- a CDS encoding acyltransferase family protein: MTDVQAPSTEHGTAASARRSPAVAHGSAVARDSSVDAIRVALLVVVFALHAMMVGVSVGPDGPVLENALEGQAWFAAVSWVVQIMPLFFIAGGFSSFLHWRSMRARGASGADYVRARMERLVRPAIVLVGVVAAALVALSLAGLAPELVATAGFRIGQPLWFLGVYLATSALVPVMVRAHERARLLTPLALLAGVIAVDALRLATGLEGLGFVNLLLVWLLVQQLGFHLADGTLDRFSPAALWSVAAGALALLATITLSGPYSADMYENLNPPNVCLVVLGVAQLALFQLARPRIRAWVERADASRLVSAVGERAMTVYLWHMPVLVGLAGVLLVADSQIGLALPEPMSAGWWASRPMWLAVAAVVVVGVTLVFARFERAPQGARPVMRRSSTAGSAAIDALCGVAGVAVVLVTGFGPVQAAIALALLTIALLGSANLGAAFARATAAMRNQRRSRRNGIATASQAATAA, encoded by the coding sequence ATGACCGACGTACAGGCACCCTCGACCGAGCACGGCACCGCGGCATCCGCTCGCCGTTCGCCGGCGGTCGCGCACGGCTCGGCGGTCGCGCGCGACTCGAGCGTCGATGCGATCCGCGTGGCGCTGCTCGTGGTCGTGTTCGCGCTGCACGCGATGATGGTCGGCGTCAGCGTCGGGCCCGACGGCCCGGTGCTCGAGAACGCCCTCGAGGGGCAGGCCTGGTTCGCCGCTGTGAGCTGGGTCGTGCAGATCATGCCGCTGTTCTTCATCGCGGGCGGGTTCTCGAGCTTCCTGCACTGGCGCTCGATGCGGGCACGCGGCGCGAGCGGAGCCGACTACGTGCGGGCACGGATGGAGCGGCTCGTGCGGCCGGCGATCGTGCTCGTCGGCGTCGTGGCCGCCGCACTCGTCGCCCTCTCGCTCGCCGGGCTCGCTCCCGAGCTCGTGGCGACCGCGGGCTTCCGCATCGGCCAGCCGCTGTGGTTCCTCGGCGTCTACCTCGCGACGTCGGCGCTCGTGCCGGTGATGGTGCGCGCCCACGAGCGGGCCCGCCTGCTGACGCCGCTCGCCCTGCTCGCGGGCGTCATCGCGGTCGACGCGCTTCGACTCGCGACCGGGCTCGAGGGCCTCGGCTTCGTGAACCTCCTGCTCGTCTGGCTGCTCGTGCAGCAGCTCGGCTTCCACCTCGCCGACGGCACCCTCGACCGCTTCTCCCCCGCCGCACTCTGGTCGGTCGCCGCCGGAGCCCTCGCACTGCTCGCCACGATCACCCTCTCGGGGCCGTACTCGGCAGACATGTACGAGAACCTCAACCCGCCGAACGTCTGCCTCGTGGTGCTCGGCGTCGCCCAGCTCGCGCTCTTCCAACTGGCCCGCCCGCGCATCAGGGCCTGGGTCGAGCGAGCGGATGCCTCGCGGCTCGTCTCGGCCGTCGGCGAGCGCGCGATGACCGTCTACCTCTGGCACATGCCCGTGCTCGTGGGGCTCGCGGGGGTGCTGCTCGTGGCCGACTCGCAGATCGGGCTCGCGCTGCCGGAGCCGATGAGCGCCGGCTGGTGGGCGAGCCGGCCGATGTGGCTGGCCGTCGCGGCCGTCGTCGTCGTGGGGGTCACACTCGTGTTCGCCCGGTTCGAGCGTGCACCCCAGGGGGCTCGCCCCGTGATGCGCCGCTCCTCGACGGCCGGTTCGGCGGCGATCGATGCGCTCTGCGGAGTGGCCGGTGTCGCCGTCGTGCTCGTCACCGGGTTCGGACCGGTGCAGGCCGCCATCGCGCTCGCGCTGCTGACCATCGCGCTGCTGGGTAGCGCCAACCTCGGTGCGGCGTTCGCGAGGGCCACCGCGGCGATGCGGAATCAGCGCAGATCGCGGCGCAACGGGATCGCGACGGCGAGCCAGGCAGCCACGGCCGCGTAA
- a CDS encoding response regulator, translating into MTISVLIADDQAMVRAGFAAVLAAQAGIEVVGQAADGDEAVAMARELRPDVVVMDVRMPGRNGLEATRDLQTPPRSSDYVPRVLMLTTFDIDDYVYEALRAGASGFLLKDATPEELVAAVRIVAAGDALLAPSVTRRLIEDFARSAPPPRIDSTRLSELTEREREVLTLVGRGFSNTEIAAALFIAEQTVKTHVSKILSKLGLRDRVHAVVLAYDTGLVQPGS; encoded by the coding sequence GTGACGATCTCGGTGCTCATCGCCGACGACCAGGCGATGGTGCGAGCCGGTTTCGCGGCGGTGCTCGCCGCCCAGGCCGGCATCGAGGTCGTCGGGCAGGCCGCCGACGGCGACGAGGCCGTGGCCATGGCCCGCGAACTGCGCCCCGATGTCGTCGTCATGGACGTGCGCATGCCGGGCCGCAACGGCCTCGAGGCGACCCGCGACCTGCAGACTCCCCCGCGGTCGAGCGACTACGTGCCACGTGTGCTCATGCTGACGACGTTCGACATCGACGACTACGTCTACGAGGCGCTGCGGGCCGGGGCGAGCGGGTTCCTCCTGAAGGACGCCACGCCAGAAGAGCTCGTCGCCGCCGTGCGCATCGTCGCCGCCGGCGACGCGCTGCTGGCGCCGAGCGTGACCCGTCGCCTCATCGAGGACTTCGCCCGGTCGGCACCGCCGCCGCGCATCGACTCCACACGACTCTCCGAGCTCACCGAACGCGAGCGCGAGGTGCTGACCCTCGTGGGCCGCGGGTTCTCGAACACCGAGATCGCCGCGGCGCTCTTCATCGCCGAGCAGACGGTCAAGACGCACGTCTCGAAGATCCTCTCGAAGCTCGGGCTCCGCGATCGCGTGCATGCCGTCGTACTGGCGTACGACACGGGGCTCGTCCAGCCCGGTTCCTGA